In Antechinus flavipes isolate AdamAnt ecotype Samford, QLD, Australia chromosome 3, AdamAnt_v2, whole genome shotgun sequence, a genomic segment contains:
- the KCNJ1 gene encoding ATP-sensitive inward rectifier potassium channel 1 yields MFKYLRKYFAIHLFGHSRRRARLVSKDGRCNIEFGNVEAQSRLFFFVDIWTTVLDLKWRYKMTIFITVFLGSWFLFGLLWYAVAYIHKDLPEFHPSSNHTPCVDNINGLTSAFLFSLETQVTIGYGYRCVTEQCGTAIFLLIFQSILGVIINSFMCGAILAKISRPKKRAKTITFSKNAVISKRGGKLCLLIRVANLRKSLLIGSHIYGKLLRTTVTPEGETIILDQININFVVDAGNENLFFISPLTIYHVIDQNSPFFHMAPENLLQQDFELVVFLDGTVESTSATCQVRTSYIPEEVLWGYRFAPIVSKTKEGKYRVDFHNFGKTVAVDTPHCALCLYNEKDARARLKKGYDNPNFVLAEVSETDDTKM; encoded by the coding sequence ATGTTCAAATATCTCCGGAAATATTTTGCTATACACCTTTTTGGACATTCCCGACGGAGAGCAAGGCTTGTCTCCAAAGATGGAAGGTGTAACATAGAGTTTGGCAATGTGGAAGCACAATCAAGGCTTTTCTTCTTTGTGGATATCTGGACAACTGTGCTTGACCTCAAGTGGAGGTACAAAATGACTATTTTTATCACTGTCTTCTTAGGTAGCTGGTTCCTCTTTGGCCTCCTATGGTATGCAGTAGCCTATATACATAAAGATCTTCCAGAGTTTCACCCATCTAGCAACCATACTCCATGTGTGGATAACATTAATGGTTTAACCTCagctttcttattttctctagaAACCCAAGTTACCATTGGTTATGGTTACAGATGTGTGACAGAACAATGTGGCActgctatttttcttctcattttccagtcCATCCTTGGAGTTATTATCAACTCTTTCATGTGTGGTGCCATCTTAGCCAAGATCTCTAGACCAAAGAAACGAGCTAAAACTATCACCTTTAGTAAGAATGCTGTTATCAGCAAACGGGGTGGAAAGCTTTGTCTTCTGATCCGGGTGGCTAACCTTAGGAAAAGCCTCTTGATTGGCAGTCACATCTATGGCAAGCTATTGAGGACCACAGTCACACCTGAAGGAGAGACCATTATTTTGGACCAGATCAATATTAACTTTGTGGTTGACGCAGGcaatgaaaacttattttttatttccccattGACTATCTATCATGTAATTGACCAGAACAGCCCCTTCTTCCACATGGCACCTGAAAACCTTCTCCAGCAAGATTTTGAATTGGTGGTGTTTCTAGATGGAACAGTGGAGTCCACCAGTGCCACCTGTCAGGTCCGGACATCCTACATCCCTGAAGAAGTATTATGGGGCTATCGTTTTGCCCCCATAGTGTCCAAGACCAAGGAAGGGAAGTATAGAGTGGATTTCCATAACTTCGGCAAGACAGTAGCAGTGGACACTCCACATTGTGCCTTGTGCCTCTATAATGAGAAAGATGCCAGAGCCAGGTTGAAGAAAGGCTATGACAATCCCAACTTTGTCCTGGCAGAAGTCAGTGAAACAGATGATACCAAAATGTAG